Sequence from the Erythrolamprus reginae isolate rEryReg1 chromosome Z, rEryReg1.hap1, whole genome shotgun sequence genome:
AACACATTATTTCCATTgtttggggatttttaaaaaagtaatagaGATTGGAGAATTATAGTTACAAAGCAAAAGGGTGGAGATATTTCATGTAACAAGACGTGAAAATTCTGAAAAATTCTTTGAGATTTTCCGAAAATAACACTAAAACTAGCATTATGTGAACCACCATTATTTCCCTTTATCTTTTCCTGAATATTTAAAGGAATAAAAATTAGTAAATCTATACAgattaaataaaagataaatcaGATGATTAAAATTTTAGAATGAAAATCAAAATACAGTAACtgtccttctattttttttttttctagaaACATCACGTGCCATGTTGTAAACCATGGATAATCAGTCCATTATATCTGATTTTATACTTTTTGATTTCACAAAGATAGAAGAattgaagatgttttacttcaTTGTTTTCACTGTGTTGTACTTAGCAATTCTGACAGGCAATCTCCTGATCATCTCTGCAATACTTTGTGACCATCATCTCCACAATCCCATGTACTTCTTCCTGATGAATTTGTCCATACAAGACCTTGGTGCCATTTCTGTCATTGTCCCTAAATCCATAGTCAATATACTCATGAACACAAGACATATTTCCTACTTTGGATGTGTTTGTCAAGttttctttgttgctttttttaTGGGTTCTGATTTTTGGATCCTCACAGTCATGGCTTATGATCGCTATGTTGCCATTTGCAATCCACTACACTATGAAACAATAATGAACAAACAAGCCAGCGTTTACATGATTATTGCTGTGTGGGTCAGCAGCCTTCTCAATGCATTGTTGAATACTTGTTTTACCTTTTCAGCTACTTTTTGTTCCAATGCTATCAATCAGATTTTCTGTGAAATCCCACAGTTACTTAAACTCACCTGCATTGACTTAAATCAAAAGGAAATCAAATTAATTATTGTCATTTGTATTTTGGGCATAGGTTGTTTTTTCTATATTCTTATTACTTATGTATTTGTTTTCAAAGCCGTTCTCAAAATCCCctcaaaggaaggaagaaaaaaagcctTCTCCACTTGCTTACCCCATCTGTTTGTTGTTACAATATTTCTTCTATCTGCATTGATTGCATATATGAAGCCATCCTCTAGCGTACATGATTTAGCTAcaactgtactgtactgttttatcCCCCCTTTATTGAATCCTCTAATCTATAGTATGAGAAACAAGGACATCAGGTTTGCCTTATcaaaactattaaaaataaactttttctaGAAAATAGCTGGTAAGTTACTTTTGTAAGCCAATTATTTTGTTCTGAGAAATGGCAGCATATCTAGATAGCCCTATATGAAGTTTTACTAAGTCgccttgagaagggtggcatagaaatctaattaataaaataaataaataaataaaaataaataaaagtaacatTTCTCCTGACAATTTAGATGAGCAAAAAATGTCTTAAACTGATGTGTTTCTatattagttagttagctagctagctagctagctagctagctagtcagttagttagttagttagttttataTTGCAATCTTATtaatgtgtattgtatattttgtattttgataTGACATAGCTATTCTACAATAATTGCTATTGCCATCACCTACAAAAAATGACTAGTAtagtataaggtgaccagattttcacattggtaaagcaggacaccattgaccagAGGGGGGAGAGTGTTGGgttccttgattaaaaatttggtctatgaaaaaataaataaattgttacctaaattatctgagacgagtcaagctattctccaaagcacctgagggtaagacaagaagcaatgtatggaaactaaacaaggagaaaagcaacttagaattaaggataaaattcctgacagaacaatggatgaatccatggaacagcctgccaccagaagttgttaatgctcaaacactggaagtttttaagaagatgttagatacccatttgtctgaagtagtgtagggtttcctgcctaagcagggggttgaactacaagacctctctcccttcctctttctttctctctctctctctttctctctctctcttctctcttttcctacctacctccctctctttctttctttctttctctctctctctccctccttccctccctcttgctctgtttctctctctctcttcctccctccatttctctctcttcctccctctttctttctttctctctcttccttcctttcttctttcctctctctgtggAGCGGGTTGGAGTGCAACAGCCAGCCAAGCACCTGAATGGGCTTCCTCCCAGGGGGGCTGCAGGGATGGTGAGCGGGGGCTCTCTGTGCCTCTTCCTTCCTGAGCCATATGGGGGCTGTGGCTCCAGAGGCTGTTGTGCCCCCACTGAGGACAGGGAGTGGCTACAGGAGGAGCATTTCCTGGCACCTCCCCACCGCAGACTCCACAAGGTGGGCAGAAGGGCACTGCAGCAGGGAAGCCGgtcttgggaggggcagatcaggcACTGCCAGTTGCAGCTGTCAGACAGAGAGAAATGCCACCTGGCTCCACTACCAGGGCAGGAGAGGCAAGGAACAGCAGCGGCTGcaaagttggagacccttgcAAGGGGGCTGGAGGGAAGAGAACCTTTCGGTGTCcatgagtgtgtgtttgtgtgtatgtgtgagtgagtgaatgagtgagtgagagagagagagataatcccTAGTTTATTTAACAGTCTCTCTTTCAAAGCTCTCTCATCTGCCTCCACACAAGTTTTGCCTTCCTTCGTTCAGAAGAAAGGCTTGATCAGATAGCCCCTAGAATAAGGTGGCACAATCTTTGGAAAAATCAGGACAGGTTTGAAACACTGTGAGacgcgggacaaattattaaaaagcgtCCCACTGGTCACCTTAGTATAGTCTCCTTGCTGTCATTAAAGTACAGCAAGATTGCATAAGGCTTTTGCTAAATGTGCAAACCAAAAAGTTACAGAATAAGATTGTGGAGATGAAAAAGCTTATAGAAAGCATTTAAATGTAGAAAGTTCAAATTATCTACGAAATCCCCCCTCTCATAATTTATTCTGATATTTTTCTCAGAACTTTTATCTTTTTGTATAGAAACCACTATATTATAATTCCCACAGaaaatatcaattttcatataaaaTTTCAAAAGTTTATCTACTTTTAAATATAATATGTTGTTttatcttctattattattattattattattattattattattattattattattattattattattatatttgtatgctgcgcctctccgaggactcggacgactcacaacaaaaataccatgtcataaatccaatatattaaaacacattaaaacccattatttaaaaaccatacactcAAACAGACCGTACACACttctaccatagccttagcatagcctagcctaggggcaactcagttatcccatgcctggtggcataggtgggttttgagtagcttacgaaaggcaaggatggtgctaatctctggggggagttgattacagagggccagggctgccacagagaaggctcttcccctgggtcccgccagacaacattgcttagtcgacgggacccggagcaggccgactctgtgggaccttatcaggcaCTGGAATTCATATGGCAGAAAagggtcccaaaggtattctgggccaatgccatgtagggctttataggtcattaccaacactttgaattttgacgggaaactgatcggcagccagtgcaggccgtggagtgttgctgAGACATGGGTGAATCTCGAAGCCTGACAATAGCCccacattttgcacgatctgaagtttccgaacacatttcAGAGGATATAAAACAAAGTTTTAGTCCCCTGTAGACTAACTTCCACCCAGACATATCTGCCAtaatgaatataattttttagatATACAACCCTATTATTTCCTTTCAGATTTGCTAAAATAATTCATTTCTCAAACGTACAGCAACAATCTTTATTACAGTCACAGATCAGCATAAAAGttaaatattaaaagcaataCATTCTGTAAAAACTATTGCAAAGGAACTAAgcaaagtagtagtagtataaataaggatttttaattCTTTAAGTGTTTTTTCCCTTATTATCATTGTAGCAGCACAAAAATTTGCTACTACATGAGTGGTGGCTGGATTTGAATCCTGAAGAAGATGGTTCATGTAGAAATTATCTGATCTCCctaaaaatatttctaataaaaGGAGAATATATGTTGACCTGATGTTCCTGTTGAACATGCAGTGCAATAGAACATCTGAGATATCTTTAACTTTCCCACTACCACATGTACACATTTGCTCAGCTATTGGGTTTGTTCATACCTGCCCTGCAGGAGTGCTCATAGGAGGATACTTACAtctcccttttatttttcttcttgggAAAAGTCACACATTCCATTTAATCTGATTTTTGATGTGGAGAGATAACCTGTTACATTCTAGTTGAAAATCCATATCTCTTATTCTGTTGATAACTGGCTTGGCTTGCCTAAGGATATGAACAACAGTGGGAGAAGTCCATAGAAAGCCAgttatggtttattttatttttatttattattagagttggaaagggccctgtaggtcatctactccaaACCACTGCTTGAGCAGGACACCCTATAACACCCCAGAAAAAAGCAGTCTAATCTCCACTGGAAAGTTTcaattgttggagcattcacaacctccacaggcaagctgttccactggttgattgctctcaccaaagttcctccttatttccaggttgaatctctctttggtcagcttccatctgttgttccttgtctggccttctggtactTTGGGAAACAGCCTAACCCCCTCATCTCTGTGGTAGCCCTCAAGTATttttagactgctatcatgtctccactggtccttctctttgttagattatccatgcccaattcctgcaatctttcttcatatattttgttTCCAGTGCTCTTATTGtccttcatatattttttttctagttCAATCATCCTGGTTGCGCTCTTCACGTACTCTACAGTTTCCATGGTTTTTTTTGGTAgtatgatgaccaaaactgaatgcagaactctaggtgtggtctgactagggtagGGTCTACAGTGGTATTAGTAACTCCCTAGTCCTAgaatgtatccctctgttaatgcaatttaggattgtattggcctttttggccaccactgca
This genomic interval carries:
- the LOC139154020 gene encoding olfactory receptor 14A16-like, whose protein sequence is MDNQSIISDFILFDFTKIEELKMFYFIVFTVLYLAILTGNLLIISAILCDHHLHNPMYFFLMNLSIQDLGAISVIVPKSIVNILMNTRHISYFGCVCQVFFVAFFMGSDFWILTVMAYDRYVAICNPLHYETIMNKQASVYMIIAVWVSSLLNALLNTCFTFSATFCSNAINQIFCEIPQLLKLTCIDLNQKEIKLIIVICILGIGCFFYILITYVFVFKAVLKIPSKEGRKKAFSTCLPHLFVVTIFLLSALIAYMKPSSSVHDLATTVLYCFIPPLLNPLIYSMRNKDIRFALSKLLKINFF